From a single Glycine soja cultivar W05 chromosome 19, ASM419377v2, whole genome shotgun sequence genomic region:
- the LOC114399365 gene encoding serine/threonine protein phosphatase 2A 57 kDa regulatory subunit B' theta isoform-like — protein sequence MIKQILNRLPRKPSKSGESREGGAILTPSSTPSTSARSSDAAGYSHGNATASPLSGTADSNLVPGLNHGDRIVQAMNSKLNLNGSFPVTAYEALPSFRDVPNSEKQNLFIRKLQMCCVLFDFTDPTKNIKEKEIKRQTLVELVDYVSTANGKFTDVMMQEIVKMVSINLFRTFISPPRENKVLEAFDVDEEEPSMDPAWPYLQIVYELLLRFVTSPETDAKLAKRYIDHSFVLRLLDLFDSEDPRERDYLKTVLHRIYGKFMVHRPFIRKAINNIFYRFIFETEKHSGIAELLEILGSIINGFALPLKEEHKLFLVRALIPLHKPKCIPMYHQQLSYCISQFVEKDCKLADTVIRGLLKYWPITNSSKEIMFIGELEEVLEATQPAEFQRCMVPLFRQISRCLSSSHFQVAERALFLWNNDHIETLIKQNYKIILPVVLPALEYNARNHWNQAVQSLTINVRKIFADTDPEFYEEYMIKVRENEAQEKDMKSKREARWKRLEDMGGMKATTNEAVLVSPRTASHTPSGKASRAQLE from the exons ATGATCAAGCAGATATTAAATAGGCTCCCTCGGAAGCCCTCCAAATCGGGGGAAAGTCGTGAAGGAGGGGCGATATTGACTCCCTCTTCAACTCCTTCGACAAGTGCAAGGAGCAGCGATGCAGCAGGCTACAGCCATGGAAATGCAACTGCTTCACCTCTTTCAGGCACTGCTGATTCTAATTTGGTTCCTGGATTAAATCATGGTGACAGGATTGTCCAAGCTATGAACTCAAAACTGAATCTGAATGGGAGTTTTCCAGTTACGGCCTATGAAGCCTTGCCAAGTTTTCGTGATGTTCCAAACTCAGAGAAGCAGAATTTGTTTATAAGAAAGCTGCAAATGTGCTGTGTTCTATTTGACTTCACTGACCCTACAAAGAAcatcaaagaaaaggaaattaagCGACAAACACTAGTAGAACTTGTGGATTATGTTTCGACTGCTAATGGGAAGTTTACAGATGTTATGATGCAAGAAATTGTAAAAATGGTGTCTATAAATTTGTTCCGGACATTTATTTCTCCTCCCCGTGAGAATAAAGTTCTAGAAGCATTTGATGTGGATGAGGAGGAGCCTTCCATGGACCCTGCCTGGCCTTACTTGCAAATTGTGTATGAACTGCTTCTAAGGTTCGTTACGTCACCAGAGACTGATGCAAAGTTGGCAAAAAGGTATATTGATCATTCATTTGTTCTGAGACTGTTAGACCTTTTTGATTCAGAGGATCCCAGGGAGCGGGATTACTTGAAGACAGTTCTTCATCGTATTTATGGGAAATTTATGGTTCACCGACCATTCATCAGAAAAGCAATCAACAATATATTCTACCGCTTCATTTTTGAAACTGAGAAACACAGTGGGATTGCAGAACTCTTGGAAATTTTGGGAAGTATAATTAATGGATTTGCTTTGCCACTGAAAGAAGAGCACAAGCTATTTCTTGTGCGAGCTCTTATTCCTCTTCATAAACCAAAATGCATACCAATGTACCATCAGCAGTTATCTTACTGCATCTCACAGTTTGTGGAAAAAGATTGCAAGCTTGCGGATACTGTTATACGGGGACTATTAAAATACTGGCCCATTACAAATAGTTCTAAGGAGATTATGTTCATAGGGGAGCTAGAGGAAGTCCTGGAAGCAACTCAACCTGCAGAGTTCCAACGATGCATGGTACCCTTGTTCCGCCAAATAAGTCGTTGCTTGAGCAGTTCACATTTCCAG GTAGCTGAGAGGGCTTTGTTCTTATGGAATAATGATCACATTGAGACCTTAATCAAGCAGAACTACAAAATTATACTTCCCGTTGTCTTACCTGCTCTGGAGTATAACGCCCGAAACCACTGGAACCAGGCTGTCCAGAGCTTGACAATAAATGTCCGCAAGATATTCGCGGACACTGACCCTGAATTCTATGAAGAGTACATGATCAAAGTTCGGGAAAATGAAGCGCAAGAGAAGGATATGAAGTCAAAGCGTGAGGCCAGATGGAAGCGTTTGGAAGATATGGGAGGCATGAAAGCTACAACCAACGAAGCAGTTCTAGTTTCTCCCAGAACTGCTTCTCATACCCCTTCTGGCAAGGCAAGTAGAGCTCAGTTGGAGTGA